The proteins below come from a single Zea mays cultivar B73 chromosome 8, Zm-B73-REFERENCE-NAM-5.0, whole genome shotgun sequence genomic window:
- the LOC103636083 gene encoding probable sugar phosphate/phosphate translocator At1g06470: MNTMHFALQAGLSKLIICFQPKGPEAAVDMGWKDYFMRVVPTALGTALDINLSNASLVFMSVTFATMCKSASPIFLLLFAFAFREENDYHRCDRWYQRWPFIREHF; the protein is encoded by the exons ATGAACACCATGCATTTCGCGCTACAGGCGGGGCTCTCCAAGCTCATCATCTGCTTCCAGCCCAAGGGGCCCGAGGCCGCCGTCGACATGGGATGGAAGGACTACTTCATGAGAG TCGTGCCAACTGCTCTCGGGACGGCCTTGGACATAAACCTGAGCAACGCGTCTCTGGTGTTCATGTCGGTGACGTTTGCTACTATG TGTAAATCAGCCTCCCCGATATTCTTGTTGCTCTTTGCTTTTGCATTTAG GGAAGAAAATGACTACCATAGGTGTGATCGCTGGTACCAGAGATGGCCTTTCATCCGAGAGCATTTCTAG